The window GGTTCAATCGCACGAACAGGGGGCAACTCTGACTGCAGGAACGGAGCTGCCGGATGACCGGGTTCTCGATGCATCTCTTCCGGATCTTCCGCCGAGTGCCTGGGGACCACCTGGTGTAGATGATGTAAAGCCTTCGGTGGCAGCCGGTCTGCCCTGCCCTCATGACCAGGTGATCGAGATGTCCGGCAAGCGTGTTCAACAGCTGGTCCAGAATGTCTCCCAATTTGCGGCAATTGAAGATTTGTTACATGAAAAGCTCAATCGCTTTGGCAACCCAACCACCAAGGTCAATCGCCAGTTCGATTATCTGGCCACGATTTCGGAGAACCCTCCTGGTTATTTCAACATTAACGAAGATCGCATGGTACGATCCGGGCTCAGCGATACCCCGGACGGGATCATCACCCGAGGCTTCATGGGCCTTGCGATGATTTTTCATCCCGATATGCGCGACGATTTTCAGATGACCTGCGAAGGCCTGGGGCAGTGGCAGGGGCAGGCGACCTGGCTCATGTACTTCCGGCACCGCGACGACAAGCCCAGCCGGTATGGCCAGTTCACATCGAATAATCAACCCTACGCCGTAAAACTGAAGGGACGCGCATGGATCAGCGCCGATAACTTCGAAATCGTGCGCATGGAATCCGAGTTGTCCGGGCCGGTAGGACAGCTCTCCGTCCAACATCAGGTCGTCGAGTACGGCCCTGTTCATTTCAAGAAGGAAAATGCGGATCTGTGGCTTCCCAAAACAGTCGATCTTTATTTAGAGATCAACCGGCGCCAGTATTACCGGCGCCACAGCTTTGATCGATA is drawn from Terriglobia bacterium and contains these coding sequences:
- a CDS encoding tetratricopeptide repeat protein, whose protein sequence is MQIVMARQDLRLEIQLERDPDAVNLNSSDDIIPPKYRNDTKRALDALKAGKLAEARKQLDRVYKFAPDSAQINFLYGYLFFALKDLEKSESYLSRSVVLDPRRQPTLSLLGRVQLKRHHDHDAQTSLERAIAINTQDSTAHSFLAHAYLNQKQYDKAREQAQLVIEKSKSKGAAEAGLILGEALIGLGQDGEGIKILQAFLTDHPNNPDRAALETFIARVQSHEQGATLTAGTELPDDRVLDASLPDLPPSAWGPPGVDDVKPSVAAGLPCPHDQVIEMSGKRVQQLVQNVSQFAAIEDLLHEKLNRFGNPTTKVNRQFDYLATISENPPGYFNINEDRMVRSGLSDTPDGIITRGFMGLAMIFHPDMRDDFQMTCEGLGQWQGQATWLMYFRHRDDKPSRYGQFTSNNQPYAVKLKGRAWISADNFEIVRMESELSGPVGQLSVQHQVVEYGPVHFKKENADLWLPKTVDLYLEINRRQYYRRHSFDRYVLFSVNTEEELHSPKAEPDNTLVPDHDHCRDSSPSSCPNSAIPEKTPG